From Haloarcula sp. CBA1127, a single genomic window includes:
- a CDS encoding MBL fold metallo-hydrolase, with translation MGIGDVYEVTVGDCTDVHYVDVGMYGVAEYGPVYIIDAERPALVDTGTGARHETILSAMESVGIAPEELEVIAATHVHLDHAGGAGYLAEDCPNATVYVHESGKRHLVDPERLWEGTKHAVGDQIEFYGKPIPVAEDRIETLTDGDVIDLGDHSLETLHAPGHAPHQVVFYDSAIDGVFTADAAGIYAPSTDEMHVTTPPVNFTLDQALDDVAMIQDLDPDILMFGHFGAAETGDKLETYTEILPEWVAEVERKREELDDDEAVIDYFVERADTDTWGERKGRAEMRLNVRGVLVALDNREE, from the coding sequence ATGGGAATCGGTGACGTTTACGAGGTGACGGTCGGGGACTGCACAGATGTCCACTACGTCGACGTCGGGATGTACGGCGTGGCCGAGTACGGGCCCGTCTACATAATCGACGCCGAGCGACCGGCGCTGGTCGACACCGGCACCGGCGCGCGACACGAAACCATCCTCTCGGCGATGGAGTCGGTCGGGATCGCGCCTGAGGAGCTGGAAGTCATCGCGGCGACCCACGTCCATCTGGATCACGCTGGCGGAGCCGGCTACCTCGCCGAGGACTGCCCGAACGCGACGGTGTACGTCCACGAGTCAGGCAAGCGCCACCTCGTCGACCCCGAGCGGCTCTGGGAGGGGACCAAACACGCCGTCGGTGACCAGATCGAGTTCTACGGCAAGCCGATCCCGGTCGCCGAAGACCGTATCGAGACGCTAACTGACGGCGACGTGATCGACCTAGGTGACCACTCCCTCGAAACCCTGCACGCGCCGGGCCATGCGCCACATCAGGTCGTCTTCTACGACTCCGCCATCGACGGTGTGTTCACCGCCGACGCCGCCGGCATCTACGCGCCGTCGACCGACGAGATGCACGTCACGACCCCGCCGGTCAACTTCACGCTCGACCAGGCGCTCGACGACGTGGCGATGATACAGGACCTCGACCCGGACATCCTCATGTTCGGCCACTTCGGTGCCGCCGAAACCGGCGATAAGCTGGAAACATACACCGAGATACTACCTGAATGGGTCGCCGAGGTCGAGCGAAAACGCGAGGAACTGGACGACGACGAAGCGGTCATCGATTACTTCGTCGAGCGGGCCGACACCGACACCTGGGGCGAGCGAAAGGGCCGTG
- a CDS encoding universal stress protein, which translates to MYDAVLVPTDGSEGAATAAEHAIDLAERHDASLHALHVLETEQVVDQIPEFEDSSIFDRLADAGQQAVDDLHAQAEDAGIDTVTTAVEQGVPHEEVVEYVERHDIDVIVMATEGRTGPSRELIGSVTESVIRASPVPVLAVKVGGEA; encoded by the coding sequence ATGTACGACGCCGTACTCGTTCCGACCGACGGGTCCGAAGGGGCTGCCACCGCGGCCGAACACGCTATCGACCTCGCCGAGCGCCACGATGCGAGTCTGCACGCGCTGCACGTCCTCGAAACCGAGCAGGTCGTCGACCAGATTCCCGAGTTCGAGGACAGCAGCATCTTCGACCGCCTTGCCGACGCTGGCCAGCAGGCCGTCGATGACCTGCACGCACAGGCCGAAGACGCCGGTATCGACACGGTGACCACGGCGGTCGAGCAGGGCGTCCCCCACGAGGAGGTCGTGGAGTACGTCGAGCGCCACGACATCGATGTCATCGTGATGGCAACGGAGGGACGGACCGGCCCCTCCCGGGAACTCATCGGCAGCGTCACCGAGTCCGTAATTCGGGCCTCGCCGGTGCCGGTGCTAGCGGTGAAGGTCGGCGGCGAGGCGTAG
- the serS gene encoding serine--tRNA ligase, whose protein sequence is MLSRQFVRENPETVRDAIERKGVTGVDLDEILEIDEEWRELKAEGDGLRQERNEVSSKIGELKQDGKDEEAQEAIDRSQELKDELQDVEERADELESQLEDALLELPNIPHDSVPTGEGEADNVERYREGFDDLRDLPDEVVPHYDLGEDLDLLDFERGAKVSGGGYQFVKGEGARLEHALIQFMLDVHREQEYVDVLPPIPVNSDSMEGTGQLPKFDEDAYRVGARQDDDYDSDDLWLLPTAEVPVTNMYRGEILLDDDLPVKHQAFSPNFRREAGEHGTETRGYVRVHQFHKVELVNFVRPENSYDRLESLLDEAAEVLDRLELPYRVLDMCTGDMGFTQAKKYDIEVWAPGDDMEDGPDRGGRWLEVSSVSNFEDFQARRAGLRYRPERHESADYLHTLNGSGLAVPRVLVAIMEYYQNDDGTITVPEPLRPYMGGQEVIEGSEKIGESAVGAGEKE, encoded by the coding sequence ATGTTATCGAGACAGTTCGTCCGGGAGAACCCCGAGACGGTCCGTGACGCTATCGAACGGAAGGGCGTCACGGGCGTCGACCTCGACGAAATCCTCGAAATCGACGAGGAGTGGCGAGAACTGAAGGCCGAAGGTGACGGGCTCCGACAGGAACGCAACGAGGTATCGAGCAAGATTGGTGAGCTGAAACAGGACGGCAAGGACGAGGAGGCTCAGGAGGCCATCGACCGGTCGCAGGAACTCAAAGACGAACTACAGGACGTCGAGGAGCGCGCCGACGAACTGGAGTCCCAGTTGGAAGACGCCCTGCTCGAACTGCCGAACATTCCCCACGATTCGGTCCCGACCGGCGAGGGCGAGGCCGACAACGTCGAGCGCTACCGCGAGGGGTTCGACGACCTCCGGGACCTGCCCGACGAAGTGGTGCCCCACTACGACCTCGGCGAGGATCTAGACCTGCTTGACTTCGAGCGCGGCGCAAAGGTGTCCGGCGGCGGCTACCAGTTCGTCAAGGGCGAGGGCGCGCGTCTGGAGCACGCACTCATCCAGTTCATGCTCGATGTCCACCGCGAGCAGGAGTACGTCGACGTGCTCCCGCCGATTCCGGTCAACTCCGATTCGATGGAAGGGACGGGCCAGCTCCCGAAGTTCGACGAGGACGCTTACCGCGTCGGAGCCAGACAGGACGACGACTACGACAGCGACGACCTGTGGCTGCTTCCGACGGCGGAGGTGCCGGTCACCAACATGTACCGCGGCGAGATTCTGCTTGACGACGACCTGCCGGTCAAACATCAGGCGTTTTCGCCGAACTTCCGCCGCGAGGCCGGCGAGCACGGGACCGAGACGCGGGGGTACGTCCGCGTCCACCAGTTCCACAAGGTCGAACTCGTCAACTTCGTCCGGCCCGAGAACAGCTACGACCGGCTTGAGAGCCTGCTTGATGAGGCCGCCGAAGTGCTCGACCGCCTCGAACTGCCCTACCGCGTGCTCGACATGTGTACCGGCGACATGGGCTTTACACAAGCCAAGAAGTACGACATCGAGGTGTGGGCTCCCGGCGACGACATGGAGGACGGCCCGGACCGCGGCGGCCGCTGGCTCGAAGTCTCCTCGGTCTCGAACTTCGAGGACTTCCAGGCGCGCCGTGCCGGCCTGCGCTATCGGCCCGAACGGCACGAGTCCGCCGACTACCTCCACACGCTGAACGGCTCCGGACTTGCCGTCCCGCGCGTCCTTGTGGCGATTATGGAGTACTACCAGAACGACGACGGGACCATCACCGTGCCCGAACCACTCCGTCCGTACATGGGCGGCCAGGAAGTCATCGAAGGCTCCGAGAAAATCGGCGAGAGCGCCGTCGGCGCGGGCGAGAAAGAGTAG
- a CDS encoding class I SAM-dependent methyltransferase, producing MADDAFGRMVLDFHRDGLVEQPRYRRDADDLTEAHLAGYFEPPSAWHPIERDLFSAVTGRVLDAGCGVGRHTLPLQKRGHSVLAVDRSPGAVAVARERGVTHSVVGDLRRPPGDGFETVVALGKQLGLGSSLADLRTTLTELAAVTRPGGRLIADMDTLDRADPETDAAHRTQPGVAYRTFRVEYDGLAGPWTDLLLVTPSGFREAVSETPWTVDTFVGTEADGSMYGVRLSLPGQ from the coding sequence ATGGCTGACGACGCCTTCGGCCGGATGGTACTGGACTTTCACCGCGACGGCCTCGTCGAGCAGCCCCGCTATCGCCGCGACGCCGACGATTTGACCGAGGCGCATCTGGCGGGCTACTTCGAGCCGCCATCGGCGTGGCATCCCATCGAACGGGACCTGTTCTCGGCGGTGACGGGCCGTGTCCTCGACGCCGGCTGTGGCGTCGGCCGACACACACTCCCACTGCAGAAGCGCGGCCACAGCGTGCTGGCCGTCGACCGGAGTCCGGGAGCCGTCGCGGTCGCCCGCGAGCGCGGCGTCACGCATTCCGTGGTCGGCGACCTCCGACGGCCGCCGGGCGACGGGTTTGAGACGGTCGTTGCCCTTGGCAAGCAGCTCGGCCTCGGCAGTTCGCTGGCCGACCTCCGGACGACGCTGACCGAACTGGCGGCGGTGACGCGTCCCGGTGGCCGTCTCATCGCCGACATGGACACGCTCGACCGGGCAGACCCGGAGACTGACGCGGCCCACCGCACCCAGCCCGGTGTCGCCTACCGGACCTTCCGCGTCGAGTACGACGGGCTCGCCGGCCCGTGGACCGACCTGTTGCTGGTCACGCCGTCGGGGTTCCGCGAGGCAGTCAGCGAGACGCCGTGGACCGTGGACACGTTCGTCGGGACCGAAGCAGACGGGTCAATGTACGGCGTTCGGCTGTCGCTACCGGGACAGTAA
- a CDS encoding nuclear transport factor 2 family protein — translation MTRPALRQRTRAYYDAIDGDDYDQLASLLAPSFVHNRPDRTIDGRDRFVQFMREERPQTDTTHPLDGLYCRQKDSAVEPADGDDSSTATVVARGRLLDADGERIVGFVDVFTFAGDDIERIETYTR, via the coding sequence GTGACGCGACCTGCCCTCCGTCAGCGGACACGGGCCTACTATGACGCCATCGACGGCGACGACTACGACCAGTTGGCATCGCTGCTCGCCCCGTCGTTCGTCCACAACCGTCCCGACCGAACCATCGACGGCCGGGACCGGTTCGTACAGTTCATGCGCGAGGAACGGCCCCAGACAGACACCACGCATCCGCTCGACGGCCTTTACTGTCGCCAGAAAGACAGTGCGGTTGAGCCGGCTGACGGCGACGATTCGTCGACGGCAACGGTCGTCGCCCGCGGTCGCCTGCTTGATGCCGACGGTGAGCGTATTGTTGGCTTCGTCGATGTGTTCACGTTCGCCGGGGACGACATCGAGCGAATCGAGACGTACACGCGCTGA